A DNA window from Solanum lycopersicum chromosome 3, SLM_r2.1 contains the following coding sequences:
- the LOC101259826 gene encoding uncharacterized protein isoform X1 produces the protein MILYVRPGASKSFQQENFDHRFQRTDQWKPVYSWLETLDTDEVVKSKEIIDWLTENSDVREQLNSRHSRYHLMHYIKKCHMKILKRKEKKKGPGFTKNVSVAEVKKSEDVKKLGPVQNTDYNFSNAVPKDTDLYKAKQTEALQKYEILVELEKQLSMHFPKPGNIGNKEN, from the exons GAAAATTTTGATCATCGATTTCAACGTACTGATCAGTGGAAGCCTGTCTATTCCTGGTTAGAGACTCTAGACACAGACGAGGTGgttaaatcaaaagaaattatagACTGGCTTACTGAGAATTCTGATGTGAGAGAACAATTAAATTCAAGGCATTCACGTTACCATTTGAtgcattacataaaaaaatgcCACATGAAAATTCTgaagagaaaggagaagaagaag GGACCAGGATTCACCAAAAACGTGTCTGTGGCAGAAGTCAAGAAAAGTGAAGATGTGAAGAAACTTGGTCCAGTTCAAAATACAG ACTATAATTTCAGCAACGCCGTACCTAAGGACACTGATCTCTATAAAGCAAAACAAACAGAAGCTTTGCAGAAATATGAGAT tCTTGTGGAGTTGGAGAAACAACTTTCGATGCACTTCCCAAAGCCTGGAAACATTGGCAATAAAGAAAACTGA
- the LOC101259826 gene encoding uncharacterized protein isoform X2: MENFDHRFQRTDQWKPVYSWLETLDTDEVVKSKEIIDWLTENSDVREQLNSRHSRYHLMHYIKKCHMKILKRKEKKKGPGFTKNVSVAEVKKSEDVKKLGPVQNTDYNFSNAVPKDTDLYKAKQTEALQKYEILVELEKQLSMHFPKPGNIGNKEN; encoded by the exons ATG GAAAATTTTGATCATCGATTTCAACGTACTGATCAGTGGAAGCCTGTCTATTCCTGGTTAGAGACTCTAGACACAGACGAGGTGgttaaatcaaaagaaattatagACTGGCTTACTGAGAATTCTGATGTGAGAGAACAATTAAATTCAAGGCATTCACGTTACCATTTGAtgcattacataaaaaaatgcCACATGAAAATTCTgaagagaaaggagaagaagaag GGACCAGGATTCACCAAAAACGTGTCTGTGGCAGAAGTCAAGAAAAGTGAAGATGTGAAGAAACTTGGTCCAGTTCAAAATACAG ACTATAATTTCAGCAACGCCGTACCTAAGGACACTGATCTCTATAAAGCAAAACAAACAGAAGCTTTGCAGAAATATGAGAT tCTTGTGGAGTTGGAGAAACAACTTTCGATGCACTTCCCAAAGCCTGGAAACATTGGCAATAAAGAAAACTGA